The proteins below come from a single uncultured Dethiosulfovibrio sp. genomic window:
- a CDS encoding 4Fe-4S dicluster domain-containing protein, whose translation MSGKTVRRIIVIDREKCDGCALCAQACHEGAIQMVDGKAELVSDSYCDGLGDCIGECPVGAISFEEREAAPYDEDAVKKHIGACQSCPGTMARSIGHVETVEESSNVAPPPSRLANWPVQLKLVPENAPYLQGSHIVIAADCTAFAHPDFHRVFLGDGKVCLVGCPKLDDSEAYREKIARIISANGSKAVTVVYMEVPCCGGMVRLVEAAIEAAMVDLDYTKVKLALQGDELARESVRYRFSR comes from the coding sequence ATGTCGGGAAAAACAGTGAGAAGGATCATAGTCATAGACAGGGAAAAGTGCGATGGGTGTGCCCTCTGCGCCCAGGCCTGCCACGAAGGGGCCATTCAGATGGTGGACGGTAAGGCGGAACTGGTTAGTGATAGCTATTGCGACGGCCTTGGGGACTGTATAGGGGAGTGCCCAGTAGGGGCCATCTCCTTCGAGGAGAGGGAGGCCGCTCCCTACGACGAGGATGCGGTAAAAAAGCATATTGGAGCCTGCCAGAGCTGTCCTGGCACCATGGCTCGGTCCATAGGACATGTCGAGACCGTCGAGGAGAGCTCCAATGTGGCCCCTCCACCGTCCAGACTAGCCAATTGGCCGGTCCAGTTGAAGCTGGTGCCGGAGAACGCTCCCTACCTTCAGGGATCCCACATAGTCATAGCGGCGGACTGCACCGCCTTCGCCCACCCCGATTTTCACAGGGTTTTCTTAGGGGATGGAAAGGTATGTCTGGTGGGGTGTCCTAAACTGGACGACTCTGAGGCCTACAGGGAGAAAATCGCCAGGATCATCTCCGCCAACGGATCTAAGGCGGTTACGGTGGTCTATATGGAGGTTCCCTGTTGTGGCGGCATGGTCCGGCTGGTGGAGGCCGCCATAGAGGCCGCTATGGTCGATCTGGATTACACCAAGGTAAAGCTGGCTTTACAGGGCGACGAACTGGCCAGAGAGAGCGTGAGATACCGCTTTTCCCGCTGA